Proteins encoded together in one Falco biarmicus isolate bFalBia1 chromosome 4, bFalBia1.pri, whole genome shotgun sequence window:
- the PRR35 gene encoding proline-rich protein 35, with the protein MSKDDVSCKLTSVYKHKERKPKKPHYIPRPWGKPYNYKCFQCPFTCMEKSHLYNHMKYSLCKNSLSLLIESDWPYKKGNLLHPELRLLHATETPRLRGRRDEQETCDSSATLGGSVRTRQASNRDSHEDKPMAGVEILPGEGAGEEGSQFQEEEDDVSGLLREMDAGEKKEKNEEAGCQGDPAEPEVNALVFGFKNKRDKPCKEVEPDFIITDVFSLKNHVMKSREMASPDLDAKPKHCKVPKKCLASSGILMEQWKLVANGQRRNTPEVSPPCTDSNIIPCYPPPAYSDYHEPQGLNLSLLGINYPLNPGLFSYLSPTMTNSATTHTHLAQLPFLASTAQLMHPHTSHFQPLQSPDRSAFLPRFYYPLLFEHTFGSTEGKMSSSKPEAQQLVGSVMPTPPQAKPPSEPTKPGLLKVPVLKTGFPWSKGVREEPAAELNHPAMLGQEEEEKWLSQEKESNPALGLNNLRKKTATDIYQNIVGVKDGAFAPSGVRKTELPVVTCLETSSPPGSSLKRKFTANGLDLIGPERLMPGKLSYQSSGSRANPGHIPKALDHWHMEVLTGQPEEPERGNDTEALHSVGSGLDHGLCKQSRPQETSATMTDSEATTMLIGDLSKTLEEYQEVEKKLSDLAKEDTPGQKELRDQLVKIRKELYHIHQALEKANKPHEGPLDLSVKRSSEGLEKVQLAKKEACNMSLGSEKLHGKDQGALNKCAATGEAGDGEGLPNCLLEAENKTIDLLIKMSRSESLRASSSEAHLGAVIKAEVLPLTMPLEMRHVMEPYYSRTTKCEADSSVLLCSDGRSSTTQGPQLPVTTEDGPLGCRAMQRSLSCSLPSETDTVCVHSPLHADP; encoded by the exons ATGTCCAAGGACGATGTCAGCTGCAAGCTAACCTCGGTCTACAAGCACAAGGAGAGGAAGCCAAAAAAGCCTCACTACATCCCAAGGCCATGGGGCAAGCCATACAACTACAAATGTTTCCAGTGCCCCTTCACCTGCATGGAGAAGTCCCACCTCTACAACCACATGAAGTACAGCCTGTGCAAGaactccctctccctcctcatcGAGTCTGACTGGCCCTACAAGAAGGGCAACCTGCTCCACCCGGAGCTGCGGCTCCTGCACGCAACGGAGACCCCCCGCCTGCGTGGGCGGCGGGACGAGCAGGAGACTTGTGACTCCTCGGCCACGTTGGGAGGGTCGGTTAGGACCAGGCAGGCCTCCAACAGGGACAGCCACGAGGACAAGCCGATGGCAGGGGTGGAGATCCTGCCTGGTGAAGGGGCTGGTGAAGAAGGTAGCCAGTtccaagaggaggaggatgatgtCTCTGGCCTGTTGAGGGAGATGGATGcgggggagaagaaagagaaaaacgAAGAGGCAGGTTGCCAAGGTGACCCAGCTGAACCAGAAGTGAACGCTTTGGTCTTCGGTTTCAAGAACAAGAGGGACAAGCCTTGCAAGGAGGTGGAGCCTGACTTCATCATCACGGATGTCTTCTCCCTCAAGAACCACGTCatgaaaagcagggaaatgGCCTCCCCAGACCTAGATGCTAAGCCAAAGCATTGCAAAGTGCCAAAGAAATGCCTGGCCAGCAGCGGGATCCTCATGGAGCAGTGGAAGCTGGTGGCAAATGGGCAAAGGAGGAACACACCTGAGGTCTCCCCACCTTGTACCGACAGCAACATCATCCCATGCTACCCCCCTCCTGCCTACAGTGACTACCACGAACCTCAGGGCCTCAATCTCTCACTGCTGGGTATTAACTACCCGTTAAACCCCGGTCTCTTCTCCTACCTGAGCCCCACCATGACCAACAGTGCTACGACACACACGCACTTGGCTCAGCTGCCCTTCCTGGCCTCCACAGCCCAGCTGATGCACCCACATACCTCCCACttccagcctctgcagagccccgACCGCTCAGCCTTCCTTCCCCGCTTCTACTACCCCTTGCTCTTTGAGCACACCTTCGGCTCCACTGAAGGTAAGATGTCCTCCAGCAAGCCAgaagcccagcagctggtgggCTCTGTCATGCCCACGCCACCCCAAGCCAAACCTCCCAGTGAGCCAACCAAACCAGGGCTGCTGAAGGTGCCCGTTCTGAAGACAGGTTTTCCTTGGTCCAAAGGTGTCAGAGAGGAGCCCGCTGCCGAGCTCAACCACCCTgccatgctggggcaggaggaagaggagaaatggCTGTCCCAAGAGAAGGAGAGCAACCCAGCTTTGGGCCTCAACAACCTACGCAAAAAAACAGCCACCGACATCTACCAAAACATAGTGGGGGTGAAGGATGGCGCTTTTGCCCCCAGTGGTGTCCGGAAGACAGAGCTACCGGTGGTGACCTGTCTGGAGACCAGCAGTCCTCCAGGCAGCTCCCTGAAGAGGAAGTTCACTGCCAATGGGCTGGATTTGATAGGACCCGAAAGGCTGATGCCTGGAAAACTCAGCTACCAGAGCAG TGGTTCAAGGGCCAACCCTGGCCACATCCCCAAGGCCCTGGACCACTGGCACATGGAAGTTCTCACTGGCCAGCCTGAGGAACCGGAGAGGGGCAATGACACTGAAGCTCTTCACTCTGTGGGTTCTGGCCTGGACCATGGCCTCTGCAAGCAGAGCAGACCCCAGGAGACTTCTGCCACCATGACAGACTCTGAGGCCACAACCATGCTTATTGGGGACCTGTCCAAAACCTTAGAGGAGTACCAAGAGGTGGAGAAGAAACTGTCTGATCTGGCAAAGGAGGACACCCCCGGGCAAAAAGagctgagggaccagctggTCAAAATCCGAAAGGAGCTCTACCACATCCACCAGGCACTGGAGAAAGCCAACAAACCCCACGAAGGGCCTCTGGACCTCTCAGTGAAGAGATCCTCTGAAGGTCTGGAGAAGGTCCAGCTGGCCAAGAAGGAGGCCTGCAACATGAGCCTGGGCAGTGAGAAGCTCCATGGCAAAGACCAAGGGGCCCTCAACAAATGTGCGGCCACCGGGGAGGCTGGAGATGGGGAGGGACTGCCAAACTGCCTCCTTGAGGCCGAGAATAAAACCATCGACCTGCTGATCAAGATGAGCCGTTCTGAGAGCCTCCGGGCGTCCTCCTCCGAAGCTCACCTGGGTGCTGTAATCAAGGCTGAGGTCCTGCCGCTCACCATGCCCCTGGAGATGCGGcacgtgatggagccctacTACAGCCGCACCACCAAGTGCGAGGCAGACTCCAGTGTCCTGCTCTGCTCCGATGGCAGATCCAGCACCACCCAGGGCCCTCAGCTCCCAGTCACCACCGAGGATGGACCTCTGGGCTGCCGAGCCATGCAGCGCTCCCTGTCCTGCAGCCTTCCCAGCGAGACAGACACTGTGTGTGTCCACAGCCCTCTGCATGCCGACCCCTAA